The sequence below is a genomic window from Streptosporangium lutulentum.
CGAACATGGAGCCGGAGAGCGCGACCAGGTTCGGGAAACGGTCGGGCGGCAGATCCTTGAAGTACCGCTCAAGCGTCTCCCGCATCTCCCCCCAGGTGTTCTCGCCGGACTCGAGACGCCGGCTCTCCCACATGCTCTCCTCAAGGGCGAAGCCGTCGATGAACGTGGAGATCATGTCGCCGGCCGCCCCGGCGACGCGGTCGGGCAGCCCGCCCGCGCGGAACACGCCGAGGATTTTGTCCACGTGCGGCAGCGTCTCGGGCTTGAAGGGGACGCCCCCCATCGAGATCCGGGCCAGGTCGCGGTGCTCGCGCAGCCTGGCGCGTCCGGCGCGGGCATAGTCTTTGACCTGCTCCTGCCAGCGCTCCGGATCGGGCTCGGGCAGGCTCCAGCCTTCGAACATCCGGACGTACATCAGTTCGAGCAGCTCGTCCTTGCCGCTCACGTGCGAGTAGAGGGCCGAGACCGCGACGCCCAGTTCGGCCGCGACCTGGCGCATGCCCAGCTTCTCGTAACCCTCCCGGTCGAGCACCGCGTAGGCCGCGTCGACGATCCGGTCCCGGGTGAGAGGAATTCGCGTGGGGCCCGGCCTGCGGCGTGACCGTTCCCAGGGCAGCGCGGGCAACTCGTCACTCATGACGCCAGTGTAACGCCGTGGCGAACGGTGATCGGTGCGACGAACAGCGCTCATTTTCGCGATATATCTTGTCACGCGAATCAATGCGACATATCTTGAGAACGACGAACGGTCTGGCGAACGGCGTTCTTTTAGAGAACGTCGATCGTATATGGTGAACGTCGTTCATCCGAGGAAACACCCTTCCCCCGAATCCCATGAGGAGAGCACCATGACCAGTGACGTGGCGACCGTGGCCGACGCGCCACCCGAACCCCCGCTCTACCGCTGGCGTTGGGCCGCCCTGTTCGTGATCCTGGCCGCGGAGGTGATGGACCTCCTCGACGCCATGGTCACCAACATCGCCGCGCCCACCATCCGGGCCGAGCTCGGCGGCACCGCCGCCGTCATCCAGTGGCTCGGCGCGGCCTACACGCTCTCCATGGCGGTCGGCCTGATCACCGGCGGGCGGCTCGGCGACATCTACGGCCGCAAGAGGATGTTCCTCATCGGCGCCGCCGGATTCACCGTGGGCTCACTGCTGTGCGCCGTCGCGCAGTCGCCGGAGTTGCTCGTCGGCGCGCGGGTCGTCCAGGGCCTGTTCGGCGCGGTCATGTTGCCGCAGGGGCTCGGCATGATCAAGGAGATGTTCCCCCCGAAGGAGATGGGCGCCGCGTTCGGCCTGTTCGGGCCGGTCATGGGTCTGTCCTCGGTGGGCGGCCCGATCCTGGCCGGATGGCTGATCGACGCGGACTTCTTCGGCACCGGCTGGCGCATGATCTTCCTGATCAACCTGCCGCTGGGCCTGGCCGCCATCCTCGCCGGACTGCGCTACCTTCCCGAGTCGCGCTCACCACACCCCCTCAGGCTCGACTTCGGCGGCGTGCTCCTGGCTTCCCTGGCCGGACTGCTCCTGGTCTTCCCCCTGGTCCAGGGCCGTGAGAGCGACTGGCCCGCCTGGTCCTTCGTCATGATGGGCGCGTCCGTCGTGGTCTTCGCGATCTTCGGCTGGTTCGAGTCCCGCAGGAGCCGAGCGGGTGGCGACCCGCTGGTCGTGCCCAGCCTCTTCCGCAAGCGGGCCTTCACCGGCGGCCTGCTGACCGGCCTGGTCTTCTTCTCCTCCATGTCGGGCTTCGCCCTGGTGTTCAACCTCTACACCCAGGTCGGTCTCGGCTACTCCACGCTGAAGGCCGGTCTGGTGATGATCCCCTGGTCGCTGGGAATGGTCGTCGGCTTCGGCCTCGCCCAGGCGGTGCAGCGGTTCGGCCGCAAGGTCCTGCAGGGCGGCGTCCTCGTCATGGCGCTCGGCACGCTCGGCGTCCTGCTGACGGTCGTCCGCGCGGGGACGGAGGCCACTCCCTGGCAGTTCGTCCCCGCGCTGGCGGTCACCGGAATCGGCATGGGCCTGTTGATGGCGCCGTTCTTCAACATCGTGCTGGCCGGGGTCGAGCAGCACGAGACCGGCTCGGCCTCCGGCACGCTCACCGCGGTCCAGCAACTCGGTGGGGCCTTCGGCGTCGCCCTGCTCGGCACGGTCTTCTTCGACCTGCTGGGGGTCGGCGTGAATCCCGACGTCATCGGGGCGACGCAGGTCGTCCTCTGGGTCGTCGCCGGGATGCTGCTGGTGACCTTCCTCGTCGCGTTCCTGCTGCCGAAGCAGGCCGCGGAGGAACCCGCCGGGCATTGAACCCGAGGAAGCGGATCACCTGATCCTCTCCACCACCGCCAGAGTGCGGGGGCCGACGCCGAGGGCGAGTGCCGCCCGGAGGTCGTCGGGAGTGTCCACGTCCCGCCGGACCGAGTCGATCCCGTCCAGGCAGAGCTCCTTCGCGCCACGCCGGAGGTGACGGTCCCGTGACTCGCCACCGAACCCCGGGGTGAACGGCACGCCGGGCCGTACCCCGTAGAAGGTCGTGCCGACCTCGACGGCGTCGGGCAGGAACATCTGGTCGAACTCCGCGGAGGCCGTGAGCACGAGGGCCAGCTCCGCCGGGCGCAGGGCGGGGAGATCGGCCTGGAGCGCCCCGACGGCGTCGCCGGGCGCCAGCCGTACGGCCTCCAGGGCGCCGCGGCGGAGGGCGGCGTTCAGCCCCGCCTCGGGGTCGCCGACCACGTGGGCGCCGACCTCGCCGAGCGCCTCGGCCGCCACCGGGTCACCCGTCACCACGACGACCCGCGAGACGAGCACGCAGCTCAGCGCCGCCTCGACGGTGTCGCAGGCGATCGCCACGGCGAGCGCGGCCCGGTGCGGGCCCGCCGCCGCAGACAGCCGGGTCTTGGCGGCGACCAGTGTCTTGACCGGTACGACGAGGGTCCAGGTGAAACTCTCCGGAGCAGACATAACCTTAAGCATCCCGCCTCGACATCTCACAGAGTCAACCGGGAGACTTGGGAGGCACCCGCTCACCTGGAGGAGCCCGTGAGACGTCCTGGATGGCCTTCGCGATTCTGGGTCGGCGTGGCCGTCGCGATCGTCAAACCGATCTCCTGGCTCCTGGTCAAAAAAGACTGGCGGCGCAGCGACCGCCTGCCCAAGACCGGCGGGATCATCCTGGTGACCAACCACCTGTCGTGGCTGGATCCGATCCTGATCGCGCACTACCTCTACAACAACGGGCGCTGGCCGACGATCCTGGCCAAGTCGGGGCTGTTCTCGGTTCCGGTGCTCGGGCACATGGTGAGGGAACTGCAGGCCATCCCGGTCTACCGGGGGAGCGCCGACGCGGCGCGGTCGCTGGAGGAGTCGGAGCGGCGGATCGCCGGCGGGGCGTGCGTGATGTTCTACCCGGAGGGGACCTGCACCCGCGATCCCGAGTTCTGGCCGATGGAGGGCAAGACCGGTGCGGCCAGGCTGGCGCTGGCGACCGGCGCGCCGGTGATCCCCGTCGCCCACTGGGGAGCCCAGAGGATCCTTCCCTACGGGAGCAAGAGGCCCAGCCTCCTTCCGCGCAAGACCTTCCACGTGCTGACCGGGCCGCCGGTCGACCTGTCGAAGTACGAGGGGCGGTCGCCGCAGGCGGACGTCCTGCGTGACGCGACCGCCGACATCATGGCGGCGATCACACTTCAGCTCGCCGAACTGCGAGGAGAGAAGGCGCCAGAGCCACCGAAACCCGCTGACAACTGACTTCGGCGTACGGTGATGAAATGACCAAGGCGGCTGTATTCGGCACGGGCTCGTGGGGCACTACCTTCGGCATGATCCTTTCGGGGGCGGGCACCCGGACGACATTGTGGGGACGGCGGGCGGAGGTGGTCGAGGCGATCGACCGCCGCCACGAGAATCCCGGCTATCTTCCCGGCGCGGTGTTGCCCGACACGCTGCGTGCCACGACCGATCCGGCCGAGGCCCTCGACGGCGCCGACTTCGTGGTGTTCGCGGTGCCCGCCCAGACCCTGCGCTTCGAGTTGAGCCGCTGGAAGGCGGATCTGCCGCCCGACGCGGTGCTGGTCAGTTTGATGAAGGGCATCGAACTGGGCACCACCAAGCGGATGAGCGAGGTGATCTGCGAGGTCGCGGAGGTGCCGCAGGAGCGGGTCGCGGTGGTGTCGGGGCCCAACCTGGCCGGTGAGATCGTCCGGGGCCAGCCCGCCGCGACCGTGGTCGCCTGCACCGACGAGCGGGCCATGGAACGGCTCCAGGCGGCCTGCTACCTGCCGCCGTGGTTTCGCCCCTACACCAACCCCGACGTGGTGGGGGTGGAGCTCGGAGGGGCGATCAAGAACGTGATCGCCCTGGCGGTCGGCATCTCGGCGGGGATGGGGCTCGGAGACAACGTCGGGGCGATGCTGATGACGCGCGGGCTGGCCGAGATCTCCCGGCTGGGCGAGGTGCTCGGCGCGGATCCGCACACCTTCGCGGGCCTGGCGGGCATGGGCGATCTGGTGGCGACCTGCACGTCCCCATTGTCCCGGAACCGTACCTTCGGTGAGAATCTTGGACGGGGCATGACCCTGGCCGAGGTCATCGCCGCCACGAAACAGACCGCCGAGGGGGTCAAGTCCTGCGAGTCGGTCCTCGAACTGGCCAGAAAGCACGACGTGGAGATGCCGATCACCGAGGTGGTGGTGGCGGTGGTCCATGACGCAATGCCACCAAGCGAGGCCGCGGTGCTGCTGATGTCGCGGACTCCCAAAGCGGAACGGTACGGTCTGTGAACAGACGCACACGCAGAAGGCAGGGTGAGAACACCCGATCGGTGCACCTGCCCTCTCCGCCGGCGCTCGAGCGGACCCCCTTCGGATTCCCGGTGTGGCGCAGTTCCGCGTGGAGCGTCGGCGACCCCCCCGAATACGCCGACGCGCTGGAGGAGAAGAGCTCGGGCTTCGCCGACGACCGGATCGACAACCCCACCACCGCCGCCTTCGCCGCGGCGGTGGCCTCCCTGGAGGGCGCCGCCGCGCCCGAGGACGTGGCCGGGCAGGCGTTCGCCTCGGGGATGGCCGCGGTCAGCGCCGTCCTGATGACGTTCCTGCGCGCGGGCGCGCACATGGTGGCCCCGACCCCGTTGTACGGCGGGACCCGCTCACTGATCACCAACGTGCTGTCCAGGTTCGGGGTCAGCGCGGACTTCGTGGACTACGGCGACCTCGCCCGGGTGAACGCGGAGGTCAGGCCCAACACGAAGATCATTTACGCGGAGACGCTCTCCAACCCGACGATGGCCGTCTCCGACATCCGCGGCCTCTACCGGATCGCCCGCACGGCCGGGGCGCTGCTGGTGGTCGACTCCACCTTCGCCACCCCGATCGTGTGCCGTCCCCTCGAACACGGCGCCGACCTGGTGATCCACTCCGCGACCAAATACCTCGGCGGCCACGACGACTGCACCGGCGGCGTCGCGGTCGGCCGGCCCGATCTGGTCGCCCAGCTGCGCGAGGTCAGCGTCGACACGGGGGGCACGCTCTCTCCCGACGACGCGTTCCTGCTGCGCAGGGGACTGGAGACCCTGCCCCTGCGGGTGCGCCGGATGTGCTCCACCGCGATGGTGTTCGCCGCCGCCGTGGCCAAGCACCCCGCCGTGCGCCGGGTCGACTACCCGGGACTGCCCGGACACCCCGGCCACCAGCTCGCCAGGCGCCTGTTCGACTCCGGTCCCGAGGGCACCAGGTACGGCGCCTGCGTGACGATCACCCCGCACGGCGGTTACGGCGCGGGCGTGGCTCTGGCCGGCGCGCTCAAACTCGCCTC
It includes:
- a CDS encoding lysophospholipid acyltransferase family protein, producing MRRPGWPSRFWVGVAVAIVKPISWLLVKKDWRRSDRLPKTGGIILVTNHLSWLDPILIAHYLYNNGRWPTILAKSGLFSVPVLGHMVRELQAIPVYRGSADAARSLEESERRIAGGACVMFYPEGTCTRDPEFWPMEGKTGAARLALATGAPVIPVAHWGAQRILPYGSKRPSLLPRKTFHVLTGPPVDLSKYEGRSPQADVLRDATADIMAAITLQLAELRGEKAPEPPKPADN
- a CDS encoding MFS transporter — protein: MTSDVATVADAPPEPPLYRWRWAALFVILAAEVMDLLDAMVTNIAAPTIRAELGGTAAVIQWLGAAYTLSMAVGLITGGRLGDIYGRKRMFLIGAAGFTVGSLLCAVAQSPELLVGARVVQGLFGAVMLPQGLGMIKEMFPPKEMGAAFGLFGPVMGLSSVGGPILAGWLIDADFFGTGWRMIFLINLPLGLAAILAGLRYLPESRSPHPLRLDFGGVLLASLAGLLLVFPLVQGRESDWPAWSFVMMGASVVVFAIFGWFESRRSRAGGDPLVVPSLFRKRAFTGGLLTGLVFFSSMSGFALVFNLYTQVGLGYSTLKAGLVMIPWSLGMVVGFGLAQAVQRFGRKVLQGGVLVMALGTLGVLLTVVRAGTEATPWQFVPALAVTGIGMGLLMAPFFNIVLAGVEQHETGSASGTLTAVQQLGGAFGVALLGTVFFDLLGVGVNPDVIGATQVVLWVVAGMLLVTFLVAFLLPKQAAEEPAGH
- the cofC gene encoding 2-phospho-L-lactate guanylyltransferase, which gives rise to MLKVMSAPESFTWTLVVPVKTLVAAKTRLSAAAGPHRAALAVAIACDTVEAALSCVLVSRVVVVTGDPVAAEALGEVGAHVVGDPEAGLNAALRRGALEAVRLAPGDAVGALQADLPALRPAELALVLTASAEFDQMFLPDAVEVGTTFYGVRPGVPFTPGFGGESRDRHLRRGAKELCLDGIDSVRRDVDTPDDLRAALALGVGPRTLAVVERIR
- a CDS encoding NAD(P)H-dependent glycerol-3-phosphate dehydrogenase, with product MTKAAVFGTGSWGTTFGMILSGAGTRTTLWGRRAEVVEAIDRRHENPGYLPGAVLPDTLRATTDPAEALDGADFVVFAVPAQTLRFELSRWKADLPPDAVLVSLMKGIELGTTKRMSEVICEVAEVPQERVAVVSGPNLAGEIVRGQPAATVVACTDERAMERLQAACYLPPWFRPYTNPDVVGVELGGAIKNVIALAVGISAGMGLGDNVGAMLMTRGLAEISRLGEVLGADPHTFAGLAGMGDLVATCTSPLSRNRTFGENLGRGMTLAEVIAATKQTAEGVKSCESVLELARKHDVEMPITEVVVAVVHDAMPPSEAAVLLMSRTPKAERYGL
- a CDS encoding TetR/AcrR family transcriptional regulator — encoded protein: MSDELPALPWERSRRRPGPTRIPLTRDRIVDAAYAVLDREGYEKLGMRQVAAELGVAVSALYSHVSGKDELLELMYVRMFEGWSLPEPDPERWQEQVKDYARAGRARLREHRDLARISMGGVPFKPETLPHVDKILGVFRAGGLPDRVAGAAGDMISTFIDGFALEESMWESRRLESGENTWGEMRETLERYFKDLPPDRFPNLVALSGSMFDSSNDDRFDLGIEIIIRGLASFVEEAEAGESSGRPAPEDERS
- a CDS encoding trans-sulfuration enzyme family protein; this encodes MNRRTRRRQGENTRSVHLPSPPALERTPFGFPVWRSSAWSVGDPPEYADALEEKSSGFADDRIDNPTTAAFAAAVASLEGAAAPEDVAGQAFASGMAAVSAVLMTFLRAGAHMVAPTPLYGGTRSLITNVLSRFGVSADFVDYGDLARVNAEVRPNTKIIYAETLSNPTMAVSDIRGLYRIARTAGALLVVDSTFATPIVCRPLEHGADLVIHSATKYLGGHDDCTGGVAVGRPDLVAQLREVSVDTGGTLSPDDAFLLRRGLETLPLRVRRMCSTAMVFAAAVAKHPAVRRVDYPGLPGHPGHQLARRLFDSGPEGTRYGACVTITPHGGYGAGVALAGALKLASVATSAGGTRTKAAHVASITRRGVGGGSGVDAGAVRFSIGLEDAEDLIMDVTKALDSLPVSGR